A window of Streptomyces sp. NBC_01224 genomic DNA:
GTACGCGGCTGGCTGCAACTGCCCGTCACCCGCACCGGACCGCTGCCCGCCGTCGTGGAGTACCTGGGATACGGCAGCGGACGCGGGGCGCCGCACGAGAAGCGGCTGTGGGCATGCGCCGGCTACGCGCACTTCGTGATGGACACCCGGGGGCAGGGCGCCGAGACACCCGACCTCGATCCGGCCTCCGGCGACATCGCCTCGCCCGGCTTCCTGACCCGCGGCGTGCTCGACCCGCGGCGCTACTTCTACCGCCGCCTGTACACCGACGCCGTACGCGCCGTCGCCGCCGTACGCACCCACCCCGCGGTCGACCCCACGCGCGTCGCGGTCACCGGCACCAGCCAAGGCGGCGGCGTCGCGCTGGCCGCGGCGGGCCTGGTCCCCGACCTCGTCGCCGTCATGCCGGACGTGCCGTTCCTGTGCCACTTCCCGCGCGCCACCACGATCACCGACAAGCCGCCGTACGCCGAAGTCACGCAGTTCGTGAAGCTGCACAGGGCGCACGCGGGCACGGTCGCCCGCACGATGGCGTACTTCGACGGCGTCAGCCTGGCCCGCAGGGCGAATGCGCCGACCCTGTTCTCGGTCGGACTCATGGACCGCATCTGCCCGCCCTCGACGGGGTATGCGGCGTTCAACCACTACGGCGCCGAAGGCGAGGTGGACCAGGCCGACAAGCACATACGCGCCTATCCGTTCAATGATCACGAAGGCGGCGGCCCCACCCATGAGGTCGTGAAATTGGAGTGGCTGGCCAAGCAGCTGAACAGCGCGGCCTGATATTTTTCGGGATCCTTTCCTCCTGCGCCCCCACCGAGATTCCATCGATAGACGATGAGCGCGTACCATGACACAACTGGCCCTCCCATCGCAGGATTGAGAATTCATGGCATCGAATGCGTCGTCTGGATTCGTCTCCACGCTGGCCACCAACAAGGACCGGTTCCGCAAGACCCTGATCTCCGACCAGGTCTACGAGCTGCTCCGCCAGGCCGTCGTCGACGGTGATCTCGCACCGAACGAGCGCGTGGTCGAGTCGGAGATCGCCCGGCGCCTGGGGGTGAGCCAGGCCCCGGTGCGGGAGGCGGTCAAGCGCCTGGCCCGTGAGGGCCTGCTCATGCACGTCCCGCGCCGCGGCCACTTCGTCGTCGAGATCTCCGCGCAGGACGCCGAGTACGCCCGACAGGTACGCGAACCGCTGGAGCGACTCGCCGCGCAGCTCGCCACCGAACACCTCACCGACGACCACCTCCGCGAGCTCGACGCGCTGGTCGAGCGGATGCGGGAAGCCGTCGCCGCGAATGATGTGAGCCTGTTCCGCGACGCCGACATCGAGTTCCACACCGTGGTCAGCCAGATCGCGGGCAATCCGTTCCTGGCCCGGATGTGGGAGGTCATCGAGCCGAGCCTGCGGACCCTGCGGGCCATCTCCGACCCCCTCTTCGAGGGGGACTGGAGC
This region includes:
- a CDS encoding acetylxylan esterase; this translates as MALFDLPLEDLERYRPALDEPEDFDAFWLETLSEQGDFAPTATFEPVHNRLATIDTYDVTFAGYGGHPVRGWLQLPVTRTGPLPAVVEYLGYGSGRGAPHEKRLWACAGYAHFVMDTRGQGAETPDLDPASGDIASPGFLTRGVLDPRRYFYRRLYTDAVRAVAAVRTHPAVDPTRVAVTGTSQGGGVALAAAGLVPDLVAVMPDVPFLCHFPRATTITDKPPYAEVTQFVKLHRAHAGTVARTMAYFDGVSLARRANAPTLFSVGLMDRICPPSTGYAAFNHYGAEGEVDQADKHIRAYPFNDHEGGGPTHEVVKLEWLAKQLNSAA
- a CDS encoding GntR family transcriptional regulator, which produces MASNASSGFVSTLATNKDRFRKTLISDQVYELLRQAVVDGDLAPNERVVESEIARRLGVSQAPVREAVKRLAREGLLMHVPRRGHFVVEISAQDAEYARQVREPLERLAAQLATEHLTDDHLRELDALVERMREAVAANDVSLFRDADIEFHTVVSQIAGNPFLARMWEVIEPSLRTLRAISDPLFEGDWSAMAEEHGRLVGLLRSGDAELAATAFADHAAGRGPVPDAREVKRKPRKAAAKK